In Blautia sp. SC05B48, a single genomic region encodes these proteins:
- a CDS encoding transposase family protein, producing the protein MVVEIPAENYQDYLRRYIELKNGIPSHDTIRRVMGMISSDILQQL; encoded by the coding sequence GTGGTCGTTGAAATACCGGCGGAAAATTATCAGGATTATCTGCGTAGGTATATTGAATTAAAGAATGGGATCCCATCCCATGATACGATCAGACGTGTTATGGGAATGATATCATCGGATATTTTACAACAGCTCTGA